One part of the Aliivibrio fischeri ATCC 7744 = JCM 18803 = DSM 507 genome encodes these proteins:
- a CDS encoding metalloregulator ArsR/SmtB family transcription factor has protein sequence MLPHQFFKMLSDETRMRCLLLIAREGRLCVNQLTEALEESQPKISRHLAQLRQSGVLVDTREGQWVYYQVSSDLPGWLNKIIVGLKQSNCLQAEYQKDTDKLNAMKVCC, from the coding sequence ATGTTACCTCATCAATTTTTCAAAATGCTATCAGATGAAACACGAATGCGTTGTTTATTGCTTATTGCTCGTGAAGGTCGCTTGTGTGTAAACCAATTAACGGAAGCACTAGAAGAGAGTCAACCAAAGATCTCTCGTCATTTAGCTCAACTACGCCAATCCGGCGTATTGGTTGATACCCGTGAAGGTCAATGGGTGTATTACCAAGTCAGCTCTGATTTACCGGGTTGGCTAAACAAAATTATAGTAGGTTTGAAGCAATCCAATTGTTTACAGGCTGAGTATCAAAAAGACACTGATAAATTAAACGCAATGAAAGTATGTTGCTAA
- a CDS encoding universal stress protein, translated as MKYKHILVALDLSEESHVLIDRAVSMAELLGAKVSFIHIDGTHGEIYPELIDIEAEPERKPLNEPSNKWLNDFQQYTQFPIESFWVGTGDLSHKVDKAVKANEIDLLICGHHHDFLSKIISYSRPLIHHSPIDILVVPITS; from the coding sequence ATGAAATACAAACATATTCTTGTGGCGCTGGATCTTTCAGAAGAGAGTCATGTGTTGATTGATAGAGCCGTTTCTATGGCGGAGCTATTAGGAGCCAAAGTGTCTTTTATTCATATTGATGGTACTCATGGTGAGATTTATCCTGAGCTCATTGATATAGAAGCAGAGCCTGAGCGTAAACCATTAAATGAACCTTCAAATAAGTGGCTTAATGATTTTCAGCAGTATACTCAGTTTCCAATTGAGAGCTTTTGGGTGGGAACGGGAGATCTTAGCCATAAAGTTGATAAAGCAGTAAAAGCGAATGAAATCGATTTATTGATTTGCGGACATCATCATGATTTCTTAAGTAAAATTATTTCTTATTCTCGACCGCTAATTCACCACTCTCCTATTGATATATTGGTCGTGCCGATTACGTCATAA
- a CDS encoding phosphatase domain-containing putative toxin, giving the protein MTHPTWELPVSDNGSALVLTPCPGTKGVELTASLEQLKAQGVEAVATALNQDELTEKGVGALGEEVQRLGMKWFYLPIEDDCAPGDEFAAQWKSATPELQQVLEKNGKVAMHCMGGSGRTGLLAGHLLLDLGWDLDVIKQQVQALRPGAFTKPVQIEYIDAIASK; this is encoded by the coding sequence ATGACACATCCTACTTGGGAATTACCCGTATCAGATAATGGTAGCGCATTGGTTTTAACTCCGTGCCCAGGAACTAAAGGGGTTGAGTTAACGGCCTCATTAGAGCAGTTAAAAGCACAAGGTGTTGAAGCAGTAGCAACGGCATTAAATCAAGATGAGTTAACAGAAAAAGGCGTAGGTGCTCTTGGTGAAGAAGTGCAACGTCTAGGCATGAAATGGTTTTATTTGCCAATTGAAGACGATTGTGCACCGGGTGATGAGTTTGCTGCACAATGGAAATCAGCGACTCCTGAGCTGCAACAAGTATTAGAAAAGAATGGCAAGGTAGCAATGCATTGTATGGGTGGTTCAGGCCGCACAGGTTTGCTGGCTGGGCATTTGTTATTGGATTTAGGTTGGGATCTAGACGTGATTAAGCAACAAGTACAAGCATTACGTCCGGGCGCATTCACAAAACCTGTGCAAATTGAATACATTGATGCCATTGCTAGCAAATAA
- a CDS encoding ArsJ-associated glyceraldehyde-3-phosphate dehydrogenase, whose product MTIKVGINGFGRIGRLALRAAFDWPELEFVQINDVAGNTHTLAHLLEFDSIQGRWHHEVTSNGSDMIIDGQTIKTTQEKEIDAVDWSGCDVVIEATGVHRSRSFLDKYLAQGVKRVVVSAPVKEDGVANIVVGVNDDIFDPAVHQIVTAASCTTNCLAPIVKVINKELGIENAAFTTIHDLTNTQTILDAPHKDLRRARACGMSLIPTTTGSAKAIVEIFPELKNKIDGHAVRVPLANASLTDIIFEVKRDTTAEEVNQLLKDAAQGDLKGILGYEERPLVSIDYKGDQRSTIVDALSTMLVGKRMVKIYAWYDNEMGYATRTAELVRNVGLA is encoded by the coding sequence ATGACAATTAAAGTAGGTATTAATGGGTTTGGTCGTATTGGACGCTTGGCATTAAGAGCAGCATTCGATTGGCCTGAGTTAGAGTTTGTACAGATTAATGATGTTGCGGGTAATACCCATACACTGGCACATTTACTTGAATTTGATTCTATTCAAGGTCGTTGGCACCATGAAGTGACAAGTAATGGAAGTGATATGATCATTGATGGTCAAACCATTAAAACAACACAAGAAAAAGAGATCGATGCGGTTGATTGGTCTGGTTGTGATGTTGTTATTGAAGCAACTGGCGTGCATCGTTCACGTTCATTTTTAGATAAATACTTAGCACAAGGTGTTAAGCGTGTAGTTGTGTCTGCTCCAGTTAAAGAAGACGGGGTAGCAAACATTGTCGTTGGTGTGAATGATGATATTTTTGATCCAGCGGTTCACCAAATTGTGACTGCGGCATCTTGTACTACCAACTGCCTTGCTCCAATTGTTAAAGTTATCAATAAGGAGTTAGGTATCGAAAATGCAGCATTTACCACTATTCATGATTTGACCAACACACAAACCATTTTAGATGCTCCTCATAAAGATCTTCGCCGTGCTCGTGCGTGTGGCATGAGCTTGATCCCAACAACAACGGGCTCTGCTAAAGCTATTGTAGAAATCTTCCCTGAGCTTAAAAATAAAATTGATGGTCATGCAGTTCGAGTTCCTTTAGCGAATGCATCACTGACTGACATTATTTTTGAAGTAAAAAGAGATACCACGGCTGAAGAAGTAAATCAGTTATTAAAGGATGCGGCACAGGGTGATCTAAAAGGTATTTTAGGTTACGAGGAGCGCCCACTCGTATCGATTGATTACAAAGGCGACCAACGCTCAACGATTGTAGATGCACTATCTACTATGCTTGTGGGCAAGCGCATGGTGAAGATTTACGCTTGGTATGATAACGAAATGGGCTACGCAACGCGTACTGCTGAGTTAGTTCGTAACGTTGGTTTAGCTTAA
- a CDS encoding substrate-binding domain-containing protein, translated as MKSSIDLNLYRFLDSLYEQKSLAKVCHTLDISRATFNRYLSECRELFGNELFIADKGLYAPTLFTTQLINIIKTPLEQLEQAQQTAKSFNNKDANIEYVFHLANPLSSLLTVPLLQGLTQDDWHPKISIVDWSLEGIEFPKSGALSIGISGYPNQLNERIIERKLGELDLFVYVSKQHPLACSSQISLSDLAQFDTVRVSMGNLDDNTYYERLRKQTGINLAQKLTVSSVSSAIECVEISQYAFVCFDILKNKRPINVCKLPLTLDNKAMTFNVGIQYHRAYYQHPIIKNIEKLLIQNLESH; from the coding sequence ATGAAAAGCAGCATAGACTTAAATTTATATCGTTTTCTTGATTCACTCTATGAACAAAAATCGTTAGCTAAAGTTTGTCATACATTAGATATCAGCAGAGCAACCTTTAATCGCTACTTATCTGAATGCCGCGAACTCTTTGGTAATGAATTATTCATTGCAGATAAAGGCCTTTATGCACCAACGCTTTTCACCACCCAGCTGATAAATATTATTAAAACCCCCTTAGAACAGCTTGAACAAGCACAGCAAACGGCTAAATCGTTTAATAATAAAGATGCCAATATCGAATATGTTTTTCATTTAGCAAATCCACTAAGCAGCTTGTTAACTGTTCCTCTTTTACAAGGGTTAACCCAAGATGATTGGCATCCTAAAATATCTATTGTTGATTGGTCTTTAGAAGGAATAGAGTTTCCTAAATCAGGCGCATTATCTATCGGAATCTCAGGTTACCCGAATCAACTAAATGAACGCATTATTGAACGAAAACTCGGGGAGTTAGATTTATTTGTATATGTATCTAAGCAGCACCCGTTAGCTTGTTCATCCCAAATTAGTCTCTCTGATTTAGCCCAATTTGATACTGTAAGGGTTTCGATGGGAAACCTCGATGACAATACGTACTATGAGCGACTACGTAAACAAACAGGAATAAACCTTGCTCAAAAACTCACGGTTTCTTCTGTCTCTTCTGCTATTGAGTGCGTAGAAATAAGCCAATACGCTTTTGTTTGCTTTGATATTTTAAAAAACAAACGTCCAATAAACGTATGTAAGCTACCTTTAACTCTCGATAATAAAGCAATGACGTTTAATGTTGGAATTCAATATCATCGTGCTTACTATCAACATCCTATTATTAAAAATATTGAAAAACTTCTGATTCAAAACCTAGAAAGTCATTAG
- a CDS encoding protein-disulfide reductase DsbD translates to MTNLLRFRAALLSFFILLTSFAPQAVASFDLTKLQGKQTSSFVTVNEAFPFNFMQQGDRVYLDWQVMPDYYLYQQRISVTVNGAKIADLVMEEGTPYNDEFFGDVNIYTEPLTITVPLISVSDNAELTVRYQGCAKAGFCYPPEIRKIPLSALTGLSSYQDETANTHVVAKNDNAPVGVEKKTSSNSEPKEVSQTQQQELADNLGDAWWTPFLFLALGIGLAFTPCVLPMYPILTGIVLGGGKLSHGKAFKLSFVYVQGMALTYTLLGLVVASAGLQFQAALQHPYVLIGLSVMFVLLALSMFGAYTIQLPSSLQTKLNDISNQQKGGNLGGVFAMGAISGLVCSPCTTAPLSGALLYVAKSGDLLTGAVALYALAIGMGIPLILAAVFGNKLLPKAGVWMTHVKTLFGFILLAVPVFLLERILPHNVTPFVWSALGVAAFGWLYHVKATMPQSWKTSVAGIIAILGIVGSAIPVIDAISGKTHTEVNTTTQTVTFKKIANLEDLNRELEAAKAQEKPVMLDFYADWCVACKEFEKYTFHNEKVEPLLGQFILLQADVTKNSPEDITLLQQLKVLGLPTIDFWNSNGDYLSNARLTGFMKAEPFMNHLSTNVTNVEK, encoded by the coding sequence ATGACGAACTTACTCCGTTTTCGAGCTGCCCTTTTATCATTTTTTATTCTATTGACCTCCTTTGCCCCTCAAGCTGTCGCGTCTTTTGATCTGACTAAATTACAGGGTAAGCAAACCTCTTCTTTTGTGACCGTAAATGAAGCCTTCCCGTTTAATTTCATGCAGCAAGGAGATAGAGTCTATTTAGATTGGCAAGTGATGCCTGATTATTACCTATACCAACAACGTATTTCGGTAACGGTTAATGGCGCAAAGATTGCTGATTTAGTGATGGAAGAAGGCACGCCTTATAACGATGAATTTTTTGGTGATGTAAACATCTACACTGAACCACTAACGATCACGGTTCCTCTTATTTCGGTTAGTGATAATGCCGAGTTAACTGTTCGATACCAAGGTTGTGCGAAAGCCGGATTCTGTTATCCACCAGAGATCCGCAAAATTCCACTATCTGCATTAACAGGGCTAAGTTCATATCAAGATGAAACGGCAAATACGCATGTTGTGGCCAAAAATGATAACGCGCCAGTTGGCGTAGAAAAGAAAACATCATCAAATTCAGAGCCAAAAGAAGTATCTCAAACTCAACAGCAAGAGCTGGCTGACAACTTAGGTGATGCTTGGTGGACTCCATTTTTATTCTTAGCGCTTGGCATTGGTCTTGCGTTTACGCCTTGTGTATTGCCTATGTACCCTATCTTAACGGGCATTGTTTTAGGTGGCGGTAAACTGTCTCATGGCAAAGCTTTCAAGCTCTCTTTTGTTTACGTTCAAGGCATGGCGTTAACCTATACTTTACTTGGGTTAGTGGTTGCTTCTGCAGGCCTTCAATTCCAGGCGGCACTACAACACCCTTATGTTCTCATAGGCTTAAGCGTAATGTTTGTTCTGCTTGCCCTATCAATGTTTGGTGCTTACACCATTCAACTGCCAAGCAGCTTACAAACTAAATTAAATGACATCAGTAACCAGCAAAAAGGCGGAAACTTAGGTGGCGTATTTGCCATGGGTGCGATTTCAGGTTTAGTGTGCTCTCCATGCACGACCGCTCCTCTTTCGGGTGCATTGCTTTATGTTGCCAAAAGTGGTGATTTACTTACTGGTGCTGTCGCTCTGTACGCTTTGGCTATTGGTATGGGTATCCCATTAATTTTAGCCGCTGTATTTGGTAATAAACTGCTACCAAAAGCAGGTGTATGGATGACGCATGTGAAAACGCTGTTTGGCTTTATTTTACTTGCCGTTCCTGTGTTCTTATTAGAGCGAATCCTTCCACATAACGTAACTCCATTTGTTTGGTCTGCGTTAGGTGTTGCAGCATTTGGTTGGCTTTATCATGTTAAAGCAACCATGCCCCAATCTTGGAAAACGAGTGTCGCTGGGATCATCGCGATCTTAGGTATTGTTGGCTCAGCAATCCCTGTAATTGATGCTATTTCAGGTAAAACACATACTGAAGTAAACACCACTACTCAAACTGTCACGTTTAAAAAAATCGCTAATTTAGAAGATTTGAATCGAGAACTTGAGGCAGCAAAAGCCCAAGAAAAACCAGTCATGCTCGACTTTTATGCTGACTGGTGTGTCGCGTGTAAAGAATTTGAAAAATACACCTTCCATAATGAAAAGGTAGAGCCGCTCTTAGGTCAATTTATCTTGTTGCAAGCCGATGTAACCAAAAACAGCCCAGAAGATATTACCCTATTACAACAGCTAAAAGTTCTTGGGTTACCAACCATCGATTTTTGGAATTCAAATGGGGATTATTTATCGAATGCTCGATTAACAGGATTTATGAAAGCAGAGCCATTTATGAACCATTTAAGTACAAACGTGACCAATGTTGAAAAATAA
- the arsJ gene encoding organoarsenical effux MFS transporter ArsJ, whose translation MFSQLSHSVRQYMIVTFNYWNFTITDGALRMLVVLYFHDLGYSTLAIASLFLFYEFFGVVTNLVGGWLGARLGLNKTMNIGLLMQVGALLMLALPSSWLTIPWVMAAQAFSGIAKDLNKMSAKSAIKTLVPSEQEGALYKWVAILTGSKNALKGAGFFLGGLLLTTIGFQFAVIAMASVLFVVFIGSVLLLDGDIGKAKSKPKFTQLFSKSEQINTLSAARLFLFGARDVWFVVALPIYLGSVFNWDHSLVGGFLALWVIAYGFVQGFAPKITGKAEGKVPDGRAAMWWVSLLALVTGIIAYSVQMGWQPEYVIVIGLLIFGGIFAVNSSLHSYLIVSYAKGDGVSMDVGFYYMANAMGRLVGTILSGWVFQVAGFAACLWVSFGFLLLAALISIKLPKRLKA comes from the coding sequence ATGTTTTCACAATTAAGCCACAGTGTACGCCAGTATATGATAGTGACGTTCAACTACTGGAACTTCACCATTACTGATGGTGCATTACGCATGTTAGTGGTGCTTTATTTTCATGATCTGGGATACAGCACATTAGCTATTGCTTCGCTCTTTTTGTTTTATGAATTTTTTGGTGTGGTGACTAATTTAGTTGGAGGTTGGCTTGGTGCAAGGCTTGGATTAAATAAAACCATGAACATTGGTCTATTGATGCAGGTTGGGGCGTTATTAATGCTTGCCCTGCCAAGCAGTTGGCTCACCATACCTTGGGTGATGGCGGCTCAAGCCTTTTCTGGTATCGCAAAAGATCTGAATAAAATGAGTGCTAAAAGTGCGATAAAAACCCTTGTTCCAAGTGAGCAAGAAGGAGCGCTTTATAAGTGGGTTGCCATATTAACAGGATCTAAAAATGCCCTTAAAGGAGCGGGCTTCTTTTTAGGTGGTTTACTGCTAACGACAATTGGTTTTCAGTTTGCTGTTATTGCAATGGCGAGTGTGCTGTTTGTGGTCTTTATTGGTAGCGTACTTTTACTTGATGGTGATATTGGGAAAGCAAAATCAAAGCCTAAATTTACACAATTGTTTTCAAAATCAGAGCAAATTAATACGCTTTCGGCCGCTCGCCTATTTCTGTTTGGGGCTCGAGATGTATGGTTTGTTGTCGCTTTACCCATTTACCTTGGTAGCGTTTTTAATTGGGATCATTCATTGGTCGGTGGCTTTTTAGCGTTATGGGTAATTGCGTATGGTTTTGTACAAGGCTTTGCTCCTAAAATTACCGGTAAAGCGGAAGGGAAAGTACCTGACGGCCGAGCTGCAATGTGGTGGGTGAGTTTATTAGCCTTGGTGACAGGGATTATTGCTTATAGTGTTCAGATGGGGTGGCAACCTGAATATGTCATCGTGATTGGCTTGTTGATTTTCGGTGGTATTTTTGCTGTTAACTCATCACTTCACTCTTATTTAATTGTGAGTTATGCCAAAGGTGATGGAGTATCGATGGATGTTGGTTTCTACTATATGGCCAATGCGATGGGGCGTTTAGTGGGTACCATTTTATCTGGCTGGGTATTCCAAGTTGCAGGCTTTGCTGCGTGCTTATGGGTGTCGTTTGGATTTTTGTTATTGGCTGCGTTGATATCGATTAAGTTGCCTAAGAGATTAAAGGCTTAA
- the nagB gene encoding glucosamine-6-phosphate deaminase: MRLIPLNRAEQVGAWSAQHIVNRINAFNPTADRPFVLGLPTGGTPLNTYKKLIELHKAGEVSFKHVVTFNMDEYIGLDADHPESYRTFMHENFFNHIDIQAENINLLDGNAADNEAECQRYEDKIKSYGRINLFMGGVGNDGHIAFNEPASSLSSRTRIKTLTEDTRIANSRFFGGDMDLVPKYSLTIGVGTLLDSEEIMILITGHNKGLALQAAVEGSVNHMWTVSALQLHPKSVIVCDEPSTQELKVKTVKYFQQLEAKNMEGF, from the coding sequence ATGAGATTAATCCCGCTAAATCGCGCAGAACAAGTTGGCGCATGGTCAGCACAACACATTGTTAACCGTATTAATGCATTCAACCCAACAGCAGATCGTCCATTTGTTCTTGGCTTACCAACTGGCGGTACTCCACTAAACACGTATAAGAAACTTATTGAGCTTCATAAAGCTGGCGAAGTAAGCTTTAAGCACGTAGTAACATTCAACATGGATGAGTACATTGGCTTAGATGCTGATCACCCAGAATCTTACCGTACTTTCATGCACGAGAACTTCTTCAACCACATCGATATTCAAGCAGAAAACATCAACCTATTAGATGGTAATGCAGCAGATAACGAAGCTGAATGTCAACGTTACGAAGACAAGATCAAGTCTTACGGTCGCATCAACCTATTTATGGGTGGCGTGGGCAACGACGGTCACATCGCATTCAACGAACCAGCATCATCTTTATCTTCTCGTACTCGCATCAAAACGTTAACTGAAGATACGCGTATTGCAAACTCTCGCTTCTTCGGTGGCGACATGGATCTTGTTCCTAAGTACTCACTAACTATCGGTGTTGGTACTCTGCTTGATTCTGAAGAGATCATGATCCTAATCACAGGCCACAACAAAGGTCTTGCACTGCAAGCTGCGGTTGAAGGTTCTGTAAACCACATGTGGACTGTATCTGCACTTCAACTTCACCCTAAATCAGTAATCGTTTGTGATGAGCCATCAACACAAGAACTGAAAGTGAAAACAGTGAAATACTTCCAACAGCTTGAAGCTAAAAATATGGAAGGCTTTTAA